Proteins from a genomic interval of Oceanimonas doudoroffii:
- a CDS encoding bifunctional allantoicase/(S)-ureidoglycine aminohydrolase, which yields MARNTYYAPKGGLPPQTQLIHDRAVFTEAYAVIPKGVMSDIVTSFLPFWDETRLWVIARPMSGFSETFSHYIMEVSPQGGSEKPELDAGAEGVIFIVEGEMTLTLEGKEHHMDLGGYAYLPPGAKWTVKNNSDAPVRFHWLRKAYEYVDGIDVPEAFVTNENDIAPTSMPDTNDVWATTRFTDPTDLRHDMHVNIVTFQSGGVIPFDETHVMEHGLYVLEGKAVYHLNRDWVEVEAGDYMWLRAFCPQSCYAAGPTRFRYLLYKDVNRHMVLNSSPAYRGNRK from the coding sequence ATGGCCCGTAATACCTATTATGCCCCCAAGGGCGGTCTGCCCCCGCAGACTCAACTGATCCACGATCGTGCCGTATTCACCGAAGCCTACGCCGTTATTCCGAAAGGCGTAATGAGCGACATCGTGACCAGCTTCCTGCCGTTCTGGGATGAAACCCGCCTGTGGGTTATCGCCCGTCCGATGAGCGGCTTCTCCGAGACCTTCTCTCACTACATCATGGAAGTATCTCCCCAGGGTGGCAGCGAGAAGCCTGAGCTGGATGCCGGTGCCGAAGGCGTTATCTTCATCGTTGAAGGTGAAATGACCCTGACCCTGGAAGGCAAAGAGCATCACATGGATCTGGGTGGCTACGCCTACCTGCCGCCGGGTGCCAAGTGGACCGTGAAGAACAACAGCGACGCCCCCGTGCGTTTCCACTGGCTGCGCAAGGCCTACGAATATGTAGACGGCATCGACGTGCCGGAGGCTTTCGTGACCAACGAGAACGACATTGCGCCGACCTCCATGCCGGACACCAATGACGTGTGGGCCACCACCCGTTTCACCGATCCGACCGATCTGCGCCACGACATGCACGTGAACATCGTGACCTTCCAGTCTGGCGGCGTGATTCCGTTCGACGAAACCCACGTTATGGAGCACGGCCTGTACGTGCTGGAAGGCAAGGCGGTTTACCACCTGAACCGGGACTGGGTTGAAGTGGAAGCCGGTGACTACATGTGGCTGCGCGCCTTCTGCCCGCAGTCCTGCTACGCGGCCGGCCCGACCCGTTTCCGCTACCTGCTGTACAAGGACGTGAACCGCCACATGGTGCTGAACTCGTCCCCTGCTTACCGCGGCAACCGCAAGTAA